DNA from Thermodesulforhabdus norvegica:
TCCAGCTGGCAATTCTGAAAGATCTGGGAATTCCCATCTTTCACACAGTTTACTCGGGTCACATTCACGATGCTTCTATTTTCCCCACGGCCATAAGCCGGCTTATAGAGCGATACCGGGAAGCGGGAGGAAAAACGGAGAGGCTGGTCCTGATCTTCGATAAGGGCAATAACAGCTCCGGGAACATTGAGCACGTGGAGAAATCGGGTATAGCCTTTGTGGGCTCCCTGGTACCATCTCATCACCGCGATCTTCTGCTCATTCCTCTGGAGCATTTCACCGAGATTTCCGGGGGTGTAAAGGCCTACAGAACCACCAGGCACGTTTTTGGGAGTAAGAAAACGATTGTTATTACCTACAATGAGAAGCGAGCCCGGAGGGATGAGCACATCTTTGAAAAGCAGCTTCAGGAGACCGTTAAAGAGACCAGGGAGTTCTTTGAGACCGTAAAGAATGAGCCCACGGAGGTGGCTTATGCAAAGGTGATAACCTTTCTCAGGATGAAGAAAATAGGGACATCTCAGGCTCTGAGATTTTTCTCCGTTAAAGTCTGGCACAACGGATGGGTTAACAAGCTCCGGATAAGAAGAAAGAGAACCGAAGTTTCTTACAAAAAGGCAGCTTTTGGAAAAACCATTCTCTTTACCAACCTTCACGATGAGAGTACCGAGTACATAGTCTCTCAGTACCGTTCGGCTCACAGAATAGAGGATGCATTCCGGCATCTCAAAGATCGTGATCTCGTATCCTACTATCCCGCATACCACTGGACCGATTCGAAGATAAGGGTTCATGCCTTTGTGTGCGTTCTTGCCCTTCTTCTGATAAAGCTTCTCTATCTGATTGCAAATCGGGAAGGTATGGAAGTTACCACGACCCTTCTCATAGAGGAGCTTCAGGATATACAGGAAGTCATCCTGGTCTACCCCAACAGGCGGGCTGTTAGAACCATCTCCCACATGTCCACCGTGCAGAAGAAGCTGTTCCAGATCTACGGCCTGGATAAGTACACCTGAACAAAACATAGCATTACACTTTTTTAATAACAATTACGCGTAGTTGAACCATCAAAATGAGGCGTTTTGGAAAACTTGAGTTTAAGAGAATACTATAAGGAATACAGACCTTCAAAATGGTTATTTGAAGGTGCAAGAAAAGGTAGGCACATTTCCACAAGGACAGTTCAGGCAATTTTCAGACAGGCCTGCAGGAAGGCAGGAATAAAAAAGGATGTAACAGTTCATTCTTTAAGGCACAGTTTTGCCACTCATCTCTTAGAAAGTGGTGTTGATCTGAGATACATTCAGGAAATACTCGGACATAAAAGTAGCAAGACAACAGAGATTTATACACATGTTAGTAAAGCAAGTATAGCAAGTATAAAAAGCCCTATTGACACATTTTTTAAGGAGAGGAAACCATGATTGCACCCATAGGGATGTATATCCGCAATATTGCGGATATCATTCCAGATATGGGGTATATTCGCAATGCGGATATGAACGAGTTAGTCGCA
Protein-coding regions in this window:
- a CDS encoding IS1634 family transposase yields the protein MSEIIDDSKIKEIERLIWESLLRKFRLILDAVLYDTTNFYTYHSPSTGNSLAQYGKSKEKRDDKRLVGLQLAILKDLGIPIFHTVYSGHIHDASIFPTAISRLIERYREAGGKTERLVLIFDKGNNSSGNIEHVEKSGIAFVGSLVPSHHRDLLLIPLEHFTEISGGVKAYRTTRHVFGSKKTIVITYNEKRARRDEHIFEKQLQETVKETREFFETVKNEPTEVAYAKVITFLRMKKIGTSQALRFFSVKVWHNGWVNKLRIRRKRTEVSYKKAAFGKTILFTNLHDESTEYIVSQYRSAHRIEDAFRHLKDRDLVSYYPAYHWTDSKIRVHAFVCVLALLLIKLLYLIANREGMEVTTTLLIEELQDIQEVILVYPNRRAVRTISHMSTVQKKLFQIYGLDKYT
- a CDS encoding tyrosine-type recombinase/integrase: MENLSLREYYKEYRPSKWLFEGARKGRHISTRTVQAIFRQACRKAGIKKDVTVHSLRHSFATHLLESGVDLRYIQEILGHKSSKTTEIYTHVSKASIASIKSPIDTFFKERKP